The following are encoded in a window of Deltaproteobacteria bacterium genomic DNA:
- a CDS encoding Smr/MutS family protein translates to MNEPDPIDYPINGILDLHTFRPNEVKDLIPEYLAACRRQGILQVRIIHGKGSGTLRRTLQAILTRRPEVASFQLAGEEAGGWGATIVRLNPQPPEAKDEGRFKNEGFKCII, encoded by the coding sequence ATGAACGAACCAGATCCCATCGACTATCCCATTAACGGCATCCTGGACCTCCACACCTTTCGGCCCAACGAGGTCAAAGACCTGATTCCTGAATATCTGGCCGCCTGCCGCCGGCAAGGGATCCTTCAGGTGCGCATTATCCACGGCAAAGGCAGCGGTACCCTGCGGCGGACCCTCCAGGCCATCCTGACACGAAGGCCCGAAGTAGCTTCATTCCAATTAGCTGGTGAAGAGGCCGGCGGCTGGGGAGCAACCATTGTCCGGTTAAACCCTCAGCCCCCGGAGGCGAAGGATGAAGGCCGGTTCAAGAATGAGGGATTTAAGTGCATAATATAG
- a CDS encoding LemA family protein, translating to MMTLLVILVLVAVLAFVVIGLYNGLVRGRNEVKSAWSSIDVQLKRRHDLIPNLVETVKGYVGHERQTLEAVVQARQQAVNFTGGLEERAKVENALTSALRTLLAVAEAYPDLKANQNFLALQEELSGTENKIGFARQFYNDAARRYKNRVEMFPGNLVANSFGFQAEPFFQVEAAAERVAPQVKF from the coding sequence ATGATGACCTTATTAGTTATTCTGGTTCTGGTGGCTGTCCTGGCTTTCGTGGTAATCGGTTTGTACAACGGGTTGGTTCGGGGACGGAACGAGGTCAAGAGCGCCTGGAGTTCAATCGATGTGCAACTCAAGCGGCGCCATGACCTGATCCCCAATCTGGTGGAAACGGTCAAGGGTTATGTCGGGCATGAACGCCAAACCCTGGAGGCGGTGGTCCAGGCCCGGCAGCAGGCCGTCAACTTTACCGGCGGCCTGGAGGAAAGGGCCAAGGTCGAAAACGCCCTGACTTCCGCCCTGCGGACCCTCTTGGCCGTTGCCGAAGCCTATCCGGACCTCAAGGCCAATCAGAACTTCCTGGCCTTGCAGGAAGAGCTGAGCGGCACGGAGAACAAGATCGGTTTCGCCCGCCAATTTTACAACGATGCGGCCAGGCGTTACAAGAATCGGGTCGAGATGTTCCCGGGCAACCTGGTGGCCAATAGTTTCGGATTTCAGGCCGAGCCTTTCTTCCAGGTCGAGGCCGCAGCGGAGCGCGTAGCCCCACAGGTGAAATTTTAG
- a CDS encoding nucleotidyltransferase — MFEEILSRIGAGLQRHGLPYMIIGGQAVLLYGEPRLTRDIDITLGVDIDRLDELLAIALKLGLKPIPDDLENFVKKTMVFPAIEETTGIRVDFIFSFTPYESQAIQRAKSIFIKDQEIRFASPEDIVIHKIFANRPRDLEDVRTILLKNPSINHQYIYDWLKIFDASSEETRFLKTFQELKEN; from the coding sequence ATGTTTGAAGAAATCTTATCCAGGATAGGGGCTGGTCTTCAAAGGCATGGCCTCCCCTACATGATTATCGGGGGACAGGCTGTATTGCTTTATGGGGAACCCCGTCTCACCCGAGATATAGATATCACCCTTGGAGTGGATATCGACAGACTGGATGAACTCCTTGCCATAGCCCTGAAACTGGGCCTAAAACCTATCCCGGATGACCTGGAGAATTTTGTAAAAAAAACGATGGTCTTCCCCGCCATCGAGGAGACTACCGGAATCCGGGTGGACTTTATTTTTTCTTTTACTCCTTATGAAAGCCAAGCTATTCAAAGGGCCAAAAGCATTTTTATCAAAGACCAGGAAATCCGTTTCGCCTCCCCGGAAGATATAGTTATTCATAAAATCTTTGCCAATCGGCCACGAGATCTCGAGGATGTACGAACGATCCTCCTCAAAAATCCTTCTATTAACCACCAATATATTTATGACTGGCTTAAAATTTTTGACGCCTCTTCAGAAGAAACGCGCTTTTTAAAAACCTTTCAGGAATTGAAGGAAAATTAG